From Novosphingobium decolorationis, one genomic window encodes:
- a CDS encoding MGH1-like glycoside hydrolase domain-containing protein, protein MIARTARVLGTSALLAGTATLLAGAAPPAAPVMAPMMAAASVAPSAVPVLDTRAIARARFGNDAPWYEDRIPFFESADPKIDAVWYYRWSIYRAHQRDLGAKGFITTEFADDVGWQREPYASLNDASGFHIAEGRWLNDRRFVSDYIDFMYEGGNDRHFTDHMADSTWGRYLVDGDRAAVTRHLKVMRHIYGLWEDHMDWSKGLYWVEPLLDATEYTVSSIDASGGKDGFGGGHAFRPSVNSYMIANARAIARIAEMTGDTALADEFEGKARALQDRMVADLWNPQLAHFTDRYRTHNEHVSYWDFIRARELVGFLPWMFDAVPDEAKYAQAWAHLLDPQMLAGEAGMRTVEQSYEYYMRQYRYLGDARECQWNGPIWPYQTTQVLTGMANLLDHYEETGPVTRSTYMRLLRQYTQLHFQGDKLDLEEDYDPATGKPIVGLDRSHHYFHSGYNDLILTGLVGIRPRADDVLEVNPLLPQAGDPEALPWFHVERVPYHGHMISVTWDADGSHYGKGAGLTVAADGKVLAHRADLGRIEVPLARKAPAPIVRETNHAVQLVRGDFPKASASSGAEAENLHDGIDGRLWFYPELPNGWTSGAGTASQWYAVDFGAPQPVSSVKLAFFDNGADIRAPGKVTLEGWQDGAWRDLGSATPLANGVTTLTFTARPLTKVRAVMTPTQGKAIRIAELKALSDS, encoded by the coding sequence ATGATCGCACGAACGGCACGGGTACTTGGGACCAGCGCGCTGCTGGCCGGAACGGCAACGCTGCTGGCGGGTGCGGCCCCGCCTGCCGCTCCGGTGATGGCTCCGATGATGGCGGCAGCCTCCGTCGCGCCCTCCGCCGTCCCCGTGCTCGACACCAGGGCGATCGCCCGCGCGCGCTTCGGCAACGATGCGCCCTGGTACGAGGATCGCATCCCCTTCTTCGAGAGCGCGGACCCCAAGATCGACGCGGTCTGGTACTACCGCTGGTCGATCTACCGCGCGCACCAGCGCGACCTGGGCGCAAAGGGCTTCATCACCACCGAGTTCGCCGACGATGTGGGCTGGCAGCGTGAGCCCTACGCCAGCCTCAACGATGCGAGCGGCTTTCACATCGCCGAGGGGCGCTGGCTCAACGACCGGCGCTTTGTCAGCGATTACATCGACTTCATGTACGAGGGCGGCAACGACCGCCACTTCACCGACCACATGGCGGATTCGACCTGGGGGCGCTACCTCGTCGATGGTGACCGCGCGGCGGTGACCCGCCACCTCAAGGTGATGCGCCATATCTACGGCCTCTGGGAAGACCACATGGACTGGTCCAAGGGGCTCTACTGGGTCGAACCGCTGCTCGATGCGACCGAGTACACCGTCTCCTCCATCGACGCCTCGGGCGGCAAGGACGGCTTTGGCGGCGGACATGCGTTCCGTCCCTCGGTCAACAGCTACATGATCGCCAACGCCCGCGCGATTGCGCGCATCGCGGAGATGACCGGCGACACAGCGCTGGCCGACGAGTTCGAAGGCAAGGCCAGGGCGCTGCAGGATCGCATGGTGGCGGACCTGTGGAACCCGCAGCTGGCGCACTTCACCGACCGCTACCGCACCCACAACGAACACGTCTCCTACTGGGACTTCATCCGCGCGCGCGAGCTGGTCGGCTTCCTGCCCTGGATGTTCGATGCCGTGCCCGACGAGGCCAAGTACGCGCAGGCCTGGGCGCACCTCCTCGATCCCCAGATGCTGGCAGGTGAGGCCGGGATGCGCACGGTCGAACAGTCCTACGAATACTACATGCGCCAGTACCGCTATCTGGGCGATGCGCGTGAGTGCCAGTGGAACGGGCCGATCTGGCCTTACCAGACGACGCAGGTGCTGACCGGCATGGCCAATCTCCTCGACCACTACGAGGAGACGGGTCCGGTCACGCGCAGCACCTACATGCGCCTCCTGCGCCAGTACACGCAGCTCCATTTCCAGGGCGACAAACTGGATCTGGAGGAGGACTACGATCCTGCGACGGGCAAGCCCATCGTCGGGCTCGACCGCAGCCACCACTATTTCCACTCGGGCTACAACGATCTGATCCTGACCGGGCTTGTCGGCATCCGCCCGCGCGCCGATGACGTGCTGGAGGTGAACCCGCTGCTGCCCCAGGCGGGCGATCCCGAGGCCTTGCCCTGGTTCCATGTCGAGCGCGTGCCCTACCACGGCCATATGATCTCGGTGACCTGGGACGCGGATGGATCGCACTATGGCAAGGGCGCGGGGCTGACCGTCGCGGCCGATGGCAAGGTGCTGGCCCACCGCGCGGATCTGGGCCGGATCGAGGTGCCGCTCGCCCGCAAGGCGCCTGCGCCCATCGTGCGTGAGACCAACCACGCGGTGCAACTGGTGCGCGGCGACTTCCCCAAGGCGAGCGCGTCGAGCGGGGCCGAGGCGGAGAACCTGCACGACGGGATCGACGGTCGCCTCTGGTTCTACCCTGAGCTTCCCAACGGCTGGACCTCCGGGGCGGGAACGGCGTCGCAGTGGTACGCGGTCGACTTTGGCGCGCCCCAGCCGGTCTCTTCGGTGAAGCTCGCCTTCTTCGACAACGGCGCGGACATCCGTGCGCCGGGCAAGGTTACACTCGAGGGCTGGCAGGACGGCGCCTGGCGCGATCTCGGCTCGGCAACGCCGCTCGCCAATGGCGTGACCACGCTCACCTTCACCGCACGCCCGCTGACCAAGGTGCGCGCGGTGATGACACCCACGCAGGGCAAGGCGATCCGTATTGCCGAGCTGAAGGCGCTCTCGGACAGCTGA
- a CDS encoding TonB-dependent receptor, producing MAFRPFAFCTASVLALGIAGVANAQEAAPAPQADGASDPSAEEIIVTGVRASILGALNVRKNNVQIVDSIVSEDVGKLPDNNVVEALQRVTGIQITDRASGEAQTVTIRGLNDPVTTLNGINVFTASGQSFSLQDIPANLVKQVNVFKTRSADQLETGLAGQIDVKTRRPFDFSGFAVSGQARGTYDEIADTFNPSGALLVADSWDTGIGRIGVLVNASYIRAKYRTESATAGALVPFLTDSNLPTVSSAPGACAGGAAWVPYERIQPSDCRSVTAGNPDGNIWQPGLNAGLSTDPGATLNINGQDVPYVLSRDAVFSSDLYGKRERPAFNAALQWAPNSSSVYTAEMFYTGYRSETFNSLQFSFVDWWGNPGAVELYDGTNIVKSRTVGDVYGFNSADLNKSKTDSYVYHLNGAWEVGDGDGKITSDLAYQTSTFESSFIAMRTSRVADEITADFNAGGGIPSYHFSDDSLLTQPSTWAVGELYDNANKDKGSALTGKLDGYYGFYEGFLRRVAAGLRVDRRKAASYIRTGDAVALGGNLTDLPEEALFTNSGFFKGEGDLPRSWVNIDGNWLYDNADMVRGLYGRPTSDQLSLGQTFGIEETTMSGYVMADAQISIFGNPLDLQAGVRYVNIDTDYDFYDRLDNFARSSVSRGSAKFLPSFTARYEITRDLRLRFNYGETLRRPNFTDVNPTYQLTGDLTNVGYGSGSAGTATLNPTHSKNIDVAIEWYFEPNSAITVTGFRREISGLVVPISSYEYIPNNDIEAGATDYFTITRPANASDGVLKGVEVGLTYFPTYLPSVLDGLGFQGSLTVLDSNQSIPETNQLGEVVGYTQSDFFNVSKLSYNATLAYQRGPIGARLSYVWRKGFLHNNEARLFANPIGVWYKSSGYMDFQLTANVTDDIALTFDARNLTKENQQSFYKYGAAGGAETMNLGTTLVPRTFAIGARFTFQ from the coding sequence ATGGCATTCCGGCCATTCGCATTCTGCACAGCTTCTGTTCTGGCCCTGGGCATCGCCGGCGTGGCGAACGCGCAGGAGGCCGCCCCCGCCCCGCAGGCCGATGGAGCCAGCGACCCCAGCGCCGAGGAAATCATCGTCACGGGCGTGCGCGCCTCGATCCTGGGCGCGCTCAACGTGCGCAAGAACAACGTCCAGATCGTCGATTCGATCGTGTCGGAAGACGTCGGCAAGCTGCCCGACAACAACGTCGTCGAGGCGCTCCAGCGCGTCACCGGCATCCAGATCACCGACCGCGCGAGCGGCGAGGCGCAGACCGTCACCATTCGCGGGTTGAACGACCCCGTCACCACGCTGAACGGCATCAACGTCTTCACCGCATCGGGCCAGAGCTTCTCGCTCCAGGACATCCCGGCGAACCTTGTGAAGCAGGTCAACGTCTTCAAGACCCGCTCGGCCGACCAGCTCGAAACCGGCCTTGCCGGCCAGATCGACGTCAAGACCCGTCGTCCCTTCGACTTCAGCGGCTTTGCCGTGTCGGGCCAGGCGCGCGGCACCTACGACGAGATCGCCGACACCTTCAATCCGAGCGGCGCGCTGCTGGTCGCGGACAGCTGGGACACGGGCATCGGGCGCATCGGTGTCCTTGTGAACGCCAGCTACATCCGCGCCAAGTACCGCACCGAAAGCGCGACCGCGGGCGCGCTCGTGCCCTTCCTCACCGACAGCAACCTGCCCACCGTCAGCTCGGCGCCGGGCGCCTGCGCGGGTGGTGCGGCCTGGGTCCCCTACGAGCGTATCCAGCCCAGCGACTGCCGCAGCGTGACCGCGGGCAATCCCGACGGCAACATCTGGCAGCCGGGTCTCAACGCCGGTCTCTCCACCGATCCGGGCGCCACGCTCAACATCAACGGCCAGGACGTGCCCTATGTCCTGTCGCGCGACGCGGTGTTCTCCTCGGACCTCTACGGCAAGCGTGAGCGCCCCGCGTTCAACGCCGCGCTGCAGTGGGCGCCCAATTCCAGCTCGGTCTACACCGCCGAGATGTTCTATACGGGCTACCGCTCCGAGACCTTCAACAGCCTGCAGTTCAGCTTCGTCGACTGGTGGGGCAACCCCGGCGCGGTCGAGCTTTACGATGGCACCAACATCGTCAAGTCGCGCACCGTGGGCGATGTCTACGGCTTCAATTCGGCTGACCTCAACAAGTCGAAGACCGACAGCTACGTCTACCACCTCAACGGAGCGTGGGAAGTCGGCGACGGCGATGGCAAGATCACCAGCGACCTCGCCTACCAGACCAGCACGTTCGAAAGCTCGTTCATCGCGATGCGCACGAGCCGCGTGGCCGACGAGATCACTGCCGACTTCAACGCGGGCGGCGGCATTCCTTCCTACCACTTCTCGGACGACAGCCTGCTGACGCAGCCCTCGACCTGGGCCGTGGGCGAGCTGTACGACAACGCCAACAAGGACAAGGGCAGCGCGCTCACCGGCAAGCTCGATGGCTACTACGGCTTCTACGAGGGCTTCCTGCGCCGCGTCGCCGCGGGCCTTCGTGTCGACCGTCGCAAGGCGGCCAGCTACATCCGCACCGGCGATGCCGTGGCGCTGGGTGGCAACCTGACCGACCTGCCCGAAGAGGCCCTGTTCACCAACTCGGGCTTCTTCAAGGGTGAGGGCGACCTGCCGCGCAGCTGGGTCAACATCGACGGCAACTGGCTCTACGACAACGCGGACATGGTGCGCGGGCTCTATGGCCGTCCCACCAGCGACCAGCTTTCGCTGGGCCAGACCTTCGGCATCGAGGAAACCACGATGTCGGGCTACGTGATGGCCGACGCGCAGATCTCGATCTTCGGCAATCCGCTCGATCTCCAGGCGGGCGTGCGCTACGTCAACATCGACACCGATTACGACTTCTACGACCGCCTCGACAACTTCGCGCGCAGCTCGGTTTCGCGCGGGTCGGCCAAGTTCCTGCCCAGCTTCACCGCGCGCTACGAGATCACCCGCGATCTGCGCCTGCGCTTCAACTACGGTGAGACCCTGCGCCGCCCCAACTTCACCGACGTCAACCCGACCTACCAGCTGACGGGTGACCTCACCAACGTGGGCTACGGCAGCGGTTCGGCCGGTACGGCCACGCTCAACCCGACGCATTCGAAGAACATCGACGTCGCCATCGAGTGGTACTTCGAGCCCAACAGCGCGATCACGGTCACCGGCTTCCGCCGCGAGATCTCAGGGCTTGTCGTGCCGATTTCGAGCTACGAGTACATCCCGAACAACGACATCGAGGCAGGCGCGACCGACTACTTCACGATCACCCGCCCGGCCAACGCCTCGGACGGCGTGCTCAAGGGCGTCGAAGTGGGCCTGACCTACTTCCCGACCTACCTGCCCAGCGTTCTGGATGGCCTGGGCTTCCAGGGCAGCCTGACGGTGCTCGACTCCAACCAGTCGATCCCCGAGACCAACCAGCTGGGCGAAGTCGTGGGCTACACGCAGTCGGACTTCTTCAACGTCTCGAAGCTCTCGTACAACGCGACGCTCGCCTACCAGCGCGGTCCCATCGGCGCACGTCTGTCGTACGTGTGGCGCAAGGGCTTCCTGCACAACAACGAGGCGCGTCTCTTCGCCAACCCGATTGGCGTGTGGTACAAGTCCTCGGGCTACATGGACTTCCAGCTGACCGCCAACGTGACGGACGACATCGCGCTGACCTTCGATGCGCGCAACCTCACCAAGGAAAACCAGCAGAGCTTCTACAAGTACGGCGCGGCCGGCGGCGCGGAGACGATGAACCTGGGCACGACCCTGGTTCCGCGCACCTTCGCCATCGGCGCACGCTTCACCTTCCAGTAA
- a CDS encoding family 43 glycosylhydrolase: protein MPFSLSRRTFALGAALLPIACSEAGRTVLADGEDADGAATPAVPVNPLVKNRADAQVFLHTDGYYYMMGSVPEYDRLVLRRAKTLAGLTDAEERVLWRHEEEGPLSGFIWAPEMHQIDGRWYVYFAAGPSGGGEDVFRIRTYAVECAGEDPMTGTWSVKGEFKAPWDSFNLDSKVFVHRGERYFTWAQREPGIETNSNLYIAKMTGPLTVGPATRLSVPTYDWEIRGFKVNEGAAVLENAGKLYMTYSASATDDRYCLGMLSIDAEADLLVAENWTKSPEPVFQTSVATSVYGPGHNDFTVDEQGRPMLVYHGRDYKEIEGDPLFNPDRHTRVQRVYFDEKGAPDFGVPVGNGPLPERFLSAASEGAFLAHEDEALVIGAPALPQTQIRSLPVKDGTVQLSPILLREMCLTVGGDGACTLAPRAEGGAQDGADRFRRKVEGEGKVRFESVAQAGKGLAAIDGKVALAPLSDPRTLWTVD, encoded by the coding sequence ATGCCGTTTTCCCTTTCGCGCCGCACCTTTGCCCTTGGCGCAGCGCTTCTTCCCATCGCCTGCAGCGAGGCGGGCCGCACGGTCCTTGCCGACGGTGAAGACGCCGATGGCGCCGCCACGCCCGCCGTTCCGGTCAACCCGCTGGTCAAGAACCGCGCCGACGCGCAGGTCTTCCTCCACACCGACGGCTACTATTACATGATGGGCTCGGTGCCCGAGTATGACCGTCTGGTCCTGCGCCGCGCCAAGACGCTGGCGGGCCTCACCGACGCAGAGGAGCGCGTGCTGTGGCGCCACGAGGAGGAGGGCCCGCTCTCCGGCTTCATCTGGGCGCCCGAAATGCACCAGATCGACGGGCGCTGGTACGTCTACTTCGCCGCGGGCCCCTCGGGCGGGGGCGAGGACGTCTTCCGCATCCGCACGTATGCGGTGGAATGCGCGGGTGAGGACCCGATGACGGGCACGTGGTCGGTGAAGGGCGAGTTCAAGGCGCCCTGGGACAGCTTCAACCTTGATTCCAAAGTCTTCGTCCACCGGGGTGAGCGCTACTTCACCTGGGCCCAGCGCGAGCCGGGCATCGAGACCAATTCCAACCTCTACATCGCGAAGATGACCGGCCCGCTGACGGTCGGCCCGGCGACCCGCCTTTCGGTCCCGACCTACGACTGGGAAATCCGGGGCTTCAAGGTCAACGAAGGCGCCGCCGTGCTGGAAAACGCGGGCAAGCTCTACATGACCTACTCGGCCAGCGCGACCGACGACCGTTACTGCCTGGGCATGCTCTCCATCGACGCCGAGGCCGATCTCCTTGTCGCCGAGAACTGGACCAAGTCGCCCGAGCCGGTCTTCCAGACCAGCGTCGCGACCTCGGTCTATGGCCCGGGCCACAACGACTTCACGGTCGACGAGCAGGGGCGGCCGATGCTCGTCTACCATGGCCGCGATTACAAGGAGATCGAGGGCGATCCGCTGTTCAACCCGGACCGCCACACCCGCGTCCAGCGCGTCTACTTCGATGAAAAGGGCGCGCCCGATTTCGGCGTGCCGGTGGGCAATGGTCCGCTGCCCGAGCGTTTCCTCAGCGCGGCCAGTGAGGGCGCGTTCCTGGCGCACGAGGACGAGGCGCTGGTGATCGGGGCCCCGGCGCTGCCCCAGACCCAGATCCGTTCGCTTCCCGTCAAGGATGGGACCGTCCAGCTCTCCCCGATCCTGCTGCGCGAGATGTGCCTCACCGTGGGCGGGGATGGCGCCTGCACGCTGGCGCCGCGCGCCGAAGGCGGCGCGCAGGACGGGGCCGACCGCTTCCGCCGCAAGGTGGAGGGGGAAGGCAAGGTGCGCTTCGAGTCGGTGGCGCAGGCCGGAAAGGGGCTTGCCGCAATCGACGGCAAGGTCGCCCTGGCACCGCTCTCGGACCCGCGCACGCTGTGGACCGTGGACTGA
- a CDS encoding arabinan endo-1,5-alpha-L-arabinosidase, with product MVRTFSRFLALGALALAMGVSAKAPEADAPVLNDRLTGALAPTHDPVLIREGDTYYVFNTIGRYIGIKTSHDLVHWQEAGSVFAELPEWATKAVPGTEGIWAPDIQRVNGEYRLYYSVSTFGSNRSAIGLATAKTLDPTSKDYGWSDKGLVVQSTHADDFNAIDPNLVIDEKGGQWLSLGSFWTGIKLFAVNPETGKVDAGTRPVSIARRPAPAGAPAPVEAPFILNHGGWYYLLVSYDYCCKGVNSTYYTVMGRSRDVKGPYLGKDGSKLMEGGGTILLRADLEEKERFRGPGHVGAFTDTDGTTYLVYHAYDREANGAPTLRIAPLTWDADGWPVAQY from the coding sequence ATGGTCCGCACATTCTCCCGCTTTCTGGCCCTGGGCGCGCTGGCGCTTGCGATGGGCGTTTCGGCCAAGGCGCCGGAGGCCGACGCTCCGGTCCTGAACGACCGGCTGACGGGCGCGCTCGCCCCCACGCACGATCCCGTCCTGATCCGTGAGGGCGACACCTACTACGTTTTCAACACGATAGGCCGCTACATCGGCATCAAGACCTCGCACGACCTCGTCCATTGGCAGGAGGCCGGTTCGGTCTTCGCTGAGCTTCCCGAGTGGGCGACGAAGGCCGTACCGGGCACCGAGGGGATCTGGGCGCCTGACATTCAGCGCGTGAATGGCGAATACCGCCTCTACTACTCGGTCTCGACCTTCGGCTCGAACCGTTCGGCGATCGGCCTTGCGACCGCCAAGACGCTGGACCCGACCTCGAAGGACTATGGCTGGAGCGACAAGGGCCTTGTCGTCCAGTCGACCCACGCCGACGATTTCAACGCCATCGACCCCAACCTGGTGATCGATGAAAAGGGCGGGCAGTGGCTCTCGCTCGGCAGCTTCTGGACGGGTATCAAGCTCTTCGCCGTGAACCCTGAGACCGGCAAGGTCGATGCAGGCACCCGGCCTGTTTCCATCGCGCGCCGTCCGGCCCCGGCCGGAGCGCCCGCGCCGGTCGAGGCGCCGTTCATCCTCAACCACGGCGGCTGGTACTACCTCCTCGTCAGCTACGACTATTGCTGCAAGGGCGTGAACTCCACCTACTACACCGTGATGGGCCGGTCGCGCGACGTGAAGGGGCCCTATCTCGGCAAGGACGGCTCGAAGCTGATGGAGGGCGGCGGCACGATCCTGCTGCGCGCGGACCTGGAAGAGAAGGAGCGCTTCCGCGGCCCCGGCCACGTCGGCGCCTTCACCGACACCGATGGCACCACCTACCTCGTCTACCATGCCTACGACCGCGAGGCGAACGGCGCGCCCACGCTGCGCATCGCGCCCCTGACCTGGGACGCGGACGGCTGGCCGGTGGCGCAGTACTGA
- a CDS encoding 2-dehydro-3-deoxy-6-phosphogalactonate aldolase, translated as MKIADVLAQGAVPVVAILRGVETHEVVAIGEALVEAGVRLIEVPFNSPDPAGSIAALSAALEDRAAIGGGTVISTGLAEDLAGAGGTFMVSPNTDHAVITHSLALGMDVLPGFLTPTEAFAAVSAGARDLKLFPGSVLGASYVKAILDVLPRETRVWAVGGVGPANIAEYRKAGVFGIGVGGSLYKPGDTPAQVGEKARALVAAWAASEG; from the coding sequence ATGAAGATCGCAGACGTTCTGGCGCAGGGCGCCGTCCCGGTGGTGGCCATCCTGCGCGGGGTCGAAACCCACGAAGTCGTCGCCATCGGCGAGGCGCTGGTCGAGGCAGGCGTGCGCCTGATCGAAGTGCCGTTCAACTCGCCCGATCCGGCGGGCTCCATCGCCGCGCTGTCCGCCGCGCTCGAAGACCGCGCGGCCATCGGCGGGGGTACCGTCATCTCCACCGGACTGGCCGAGGATCTTGCAGGGGCCGGTGGCACCTTCATGGTTTCGCCCAACACCGACCACGCGGTCATTACCCATTCGCTGGCGCTGGGCATGGATGTCCTGCCCGGTTTCCTCACCCCGACCGAGGCGTTTGCGGCGGTGTCCGCAGGCGCGCGCGACCTCAAGCTCTTCCCCGGCTCGGTTCTGGGCGCGTCCTACGTGAAGGCGATTCTGGACGTGCTGCCCCGCGAAACCCGCGTCTGGGCCGTGGGCGGCGTTGGCCCGGCGAACATTGCCGAATACCGCAAGGCCGGGGTCTTCGGCATCGGCGTGGGCGGCAGCCTCTACAAGCCCGGTGATACGCCCGCGCAGGTGGGCGAAAAGGCGCGCGCGCTCGTCGCCGCCTGGGCCGCGAGCGAGGGGTGA
- a CDS encoding 2-dehydro-3-deoxygalactonokinase: MSRVHVLGDWGTTHLRLYRVEDGRVTDRLDGPGALSADPAGILAARLAQWQEQGPLEDVVLCGMAGAKGALVDAGYVTCPARRDDWLAGPTRTTVAGLPVTVLAGVCGHMGGVVPDVMRGEETQIFGAIALQPELGEGRHLIVLPGTHCKWVEVTDGVLTGFRTHPTGELFALLTGHSTLTGPDTDGEGRFEDGFARGLERAGEPLTGALFEARAARLLDGRSKAWSHGYLSALLIGGEVVAEANAGASVVLIGDGKIVDLYEKALPLSAAVAQRIDGEAAVLAGLALATGVKA, from the coding sequence ATGAGCCGCGTCCACGTCCTTGGCGATTGGGGCACGACCCACCTTCGGCTCTACCGGGTCGAGGACGGGCGTGTCACCGACAGGCTCGACGGTCCCGGCGCGCTGAGCGCCGATCCCGCCGGTATCCTTGCCGCGCGCCTGGCGCAGTGGCAGGAGCAGGGCCCGCTCGAGGACGTGGTGCTGTGCGGCATGGCGGGCGCGAAGGGCGCGCTCGTCGATGCCGGGTACGTCACGTGCCCGGCCCGTCGCGACGACTGGCTGGCCGGCCCCACCCGCACCACCGTGGCCGGACTTCCCGTCACCGTGCTGGCGGGCGTGTGCGGCCACATGGGCGGCGTGGTGCCCGATGTGATGCGCGGCGAGGAAACGCAGATCTTCGGCGCCATCGCGCTCCAGCCCGAACTGGGTGAGGGGCGTCACCTGATCGTCCTGCCCGGCACCCACTGCAAGTGGGTGGAAGTGACGGACGGCGTGCTGACCGGCTTTCGCACCCATCCCACCGGCGAGCTTTTCGCGCTCCTCACCGGCCACTCGACACTGACCGGCCCGGACACGGATGGGGAGGGACGTTTCGAGGACGGCTTCGCGCGCGGTCTCGAACGCGCGGGCGAACCGCTGACCGGCGCTCTCTTCGAGGCGCGCGCGGCACGCCTGCTCGATGGCCGCTCCAAGGCGTGGTCGCACGGCTACCTCTCTGCGCTTCTGATCGGCGGCGAAGTCGTCGCCGAGGCGAACGCGGGGGCCTCGGTGGTTCTCATCGGCGATGGCAAGATCGTCGATCTCTACGAAAAGGCGCTTCCCCTTTCCGCCGCGGTGGCGCAGCGGATCGATGGCGAGGCAGCCGTACTGGCGGGCCTCGCGCTCGCTACAGGAGTGAAGGCATGA
- a CDS encoding alpha-N-arabinofuranosidase: MMKAFRHTAATLLLGVSVFASTGVLADTAGTPTRATIHADTPGPVYDKDIFTQFAEHLGEGIYGGLWVGEDSAIPNTNGFRNDVVGALRDLSVPVIRWPGGCFADEYHWREGVGPRKDRPTKVNTHWGGVTEPNTVGTHEFFELTRQVGAEAYVAGNVGNGSPREMAEWIEYMTAPAGTLAEERAENGHKEPWKVKYFGVGNELWGCGGNMRPEYAADVTRRYSTFIKPPADTKILKVAAGANVEDYNWTEQMMKIAGNMLDGLSLHYYVHPAGGWPPRAPAVDFDESGWADALHEAWRMDELITKHSAIMDKYDPEKRLFLAVDEWGSWYAQDEGTHPGFLRQQNTMRDALIAAINLDIFAKHADRVRMTAIAQMVNVLQAMIFTKDDQMVLTPTYHVFEMYKPWQDATVLPIDIQTPTYKVGDYTLPAVSGSAVKGKDGKIHVGLSNADAKEANTVTIALDGVKAGKVSGRILTAGAINAHNTFENPEVVKPAAFNGARVKGGTLTVTLPAKSVVVLELQ; the protein is encoded by the coding sequence ATGATGAAGGCATTTCGCCACACCGCCGCCACCCTGCTTCTGGGGGTGAGCGTCTTTGCGAGCACGGGCGTCCTGGCCGACACCGCCGGGACCCCGACGCGCGCGACGATCCACGCCGATACGCCGGGCCCGGTCTACGACAAGGACATCTTCACCCAGTTTGCCGAGCATCTGGGTGAGGGCATCTACGGCGGCCTGTGGGTCGGCGAGGACAGCGCGATCCCCAACACCAACGGGTTTCGTAACGACGTGGTCGGCGCGCTGCGCGATCTCTCGGTGCCGGTCATCCGCTGGCCGGGCGGCTGCTTTGCCGACGAGTACCACTGGCGCGAGGGCGTGGGTCCGAGGAAGGACCGCCCGACCAAGGTCAACACCCACTGGGGCGGCGTGACCGAGCCCAACACTGTGGGCACGCACGAGTTCTTCGAGCTGACCCGCCAGGTCGGCGCAGAGGCCTATGTCGCGGGCAACGTGGGCAATGGCTCGCCGCGCGAAATGGCCGAGTGGATCGAGTACATGACCGCGCCTGCTGGCACGTTGGCCGAAGAGCGCGCGGAGAACGGCCACAAGGAGCCCTGGAAGGTCAAGTACTTCGGGGTTGGCAATGAACTATGGGGCTGCGGGGGCAACATGCGTCCCGAGTACGCCGCCGATGTCACGCGCCGCTACTCCACCTTCATCAAGCCGCCTGCGGACACGAAGATCCTCAAGGTCGCGGCGGGCGCCAATGTCGAGGACTACAACTGGACCGAGCAGATGATGAAGATCGCGGGCAACATGCTCGATGGTCTCTCGCTGCACTACTACGTCCACCCCGCAGGGGGCTGGCCGCCGCGCGCACCTGCCGTCGATTTCGACGAGAGCGGCTGGGCCGACGCGCTCCACGAAGCCTGGCGCATGGATGAGCTGATCACCAAGCACAGCGCGATCATGGACAAGTACGATCCCGAGAAGCGCCTGTTCCTGGCCGTGGACGAATGGGGTTCGTGGTATGCCCAGGACGAGGGCACGCACCCCGGCTTCCTGCGCCAGCAGAACACCATGCGCGACGCGCTGATCGCCGCGATCAACCTCGACATCTTCGCCAAGCACGCCGACCGCGTGCGCATGACCGCCATCGCGCAGATGGTGAACGTGCTCCAGGCGATGATCTTCACCAAAGACGACCAGATGGTGCTGACGCCCACCTACCACGTCTTCGAGATGTACAAGCCCTGGCAGGACGCGACCGTGCTGCCGATCGACATCCAGACGCCGACCTACAAGGTGGGGGACTACACGCTTCCCGCCGTCAGCGGTTCGGCGGTCAAGGGCAAGGACGGCAAGATCCACGTCGGCCTCTCCAACGCCGATGCGAAGGAGGCGAACACCGTCACCATCGCGCTCGACGGCGTGAAGGCGGGCAAGGTCTCGGGTCGTATCCTGACGGCGGGCGCGATCAACGCGCACAACACCTTCGAGAACCCCGAGGTGGTCAAGCCCGCCGCGTTCAACGGCGCGCGGGTGAAGGGCGGCACGCTCACCGTCACCCTTCCGGCCAAGTCCGTCGTGGTGCTCGAACTGCAATGA